In Rhodothermales bacterium, the genomic window GGCCTTCCGCAACACGACCCGGGCCGCCGATGTCGAGCGATTGAAAGCCTCAACCTCCCGCCAGTATGCCGCCGTCACCTGCGGATCTGCCGACGGCAACGCACCCTCGTACATCCGCTCCACCTGGAACGTCACCGGACCTGCCAGCGCCGTCACCACTCCGTCGATTTCCTTCGATAACGAGACCGAGTATTCGCCCGGAGCCACCATCGCCGCATAGTTACCACGTTCCGGATCTCCACTCTCACGGATCGCATCGGTCGGCGGTACCTTGAGGTCCCACGCCGTCCGGTTGAATCCCTTCTTGTTCTCCGCACGGATTCGCCGCACCACGTCGCCGGAGGCCCCACGCACCGTCAACCAGAATCCCGGCTCGTCCTGACGCCGCTCCGCCTCAACGGCATCCCATCCCGGAAACGCGACCGGTCTCTTTGCCTCTTTGAGAGCCTCCTCCGCGGACTGCCGCTCCTGCTTCAGCGTCTTCAGCGACTCTTTGATGTAATACGTAAAGACCGCACCGAACGGCGGGTTGGGAGCGAGATAATGATCGGCACCCTGAATCGACTTACCGCCGCGCGGGATATACCACCACGCGCGACGCACGGGGAAAAGCGTTGCCTCCTGCGCAAGCTGATCGTCAGAAACGTGCCGCAGTGCCGAGTAGTCGTCCAGTATGTAGAATCCACGACCGAACGTCGCTCCGACCAGATCGTCCTCGCGCCGGTGAATCGCCAGATCGCGAAACGAGATCGTCGGCACTCCACCCGTGAGCTTGTGCCAATTCCTACCGCCGTCGAGCGTCGTGTACACGCCGAACTCCGTCCCGGCAAACAGCAAGCCCGGCTTGACATGATCCTGCACCAACCGCCACACGAGCGTCCGGTCGGGCAGATCGCCGCGGATGGAAGTCCAGCTACGACCGCGATCACTGCTCTTCAACAGATACGGCTCGAGGTCCCCGAACTTGTGGTTGTCGAGCGCGACGTACACCACATCAGTGTTGTGCAGATCCGCCTTGACGTCGTTCACGAACGCCGTGGCGGGCACACCGGGCATGCGCCCCACCTCCATCTTGCGCCAGTTCGCGCCGCCGTCCTCTGTCACGGCAAACTGTCCGTCATCCGTCCCCACATAGATCAGGCCTGCCTGTAGCGGTGACTCCGCGATCGACGTGATGGAGTTGTACGTCGACATCGCGTACACATCCCACGGCTCGTCCCACCCCTGTGTGCTCCCCATGATCGGGAGAGACAGGCGCACCTGATTTCGCGTCAGGTCATCCGAGATGGCCGTCCATGAGTCGCCGCGATTGTCGGACCGCCACACACGTTGCGAAGCGAAGTAGAGCCGGCTCGGCGAATGCGGGCTGACAAGTATCGGCGAATCCCAGTTGAAGCGCTCGAACGGCTCGCCTGCTTCAGGCTGCGGCTGAATGCGCAACGACTCGCCGGTCGTCACGTCAACGCGGTACAGATGTCCCTGCTGCGACTCCGAGTAGATGATGTCGGGATTCCCCGGCTCGGTCGCCGGCTGATGACCGTCGCCGCCGAGCGTGATCCACCAGTCGTCGTTGTCGATTCCCACGCGGTAGGACGTGCGCGACGGGCCACCCTGCGTGTTGTTGTCCTGCGTTCCGCCGTACACATTGTAGAACGGCATCGCGTCGTCGATGGCCACCTTGTAGAACTGTGTCACCGGAAGATTCGGGATGAATCGCCACGTCTCGCCGAGATCAAAACTCTCGTAAAGCCCGCCGTCACATCCGACAAGCAAATAGTTAGGATCATCGGCACGAAATGCAACGGCATGATTGTCGACGTGCTTGCGCGTCTCGGGGTTTCGTCGAAAGATCTTGCCGCCATCTTCCGAAATCTGCAGGCGAACATCGGCCAGATAGATTCGGTCAAATGCATGCGGCGAGGCGTACAGCTCCTGGTAATAATGCGGACCCGTCCCACCGGCCACGGCGTCGGACATTTTCGTCCACGACGATCCGCGATCGGCGGAGCGGTACACGCCGCCTGTCCGTCGTTCGAGTTCGATGGCGGCGTAGATGATGTCGGGTTGTTGTGGCGAGATAGCCAGTCCGATCTTCCCCATGTTGGATTCTGGTAGTCCGCTGGAGAGTTTCTCCCAGGTCGCGCCACCGTCCTCCGATCGGTAGATGGCGGTCCCGGGGCCGCCGCCCATATATGCAGCGACGTTGCGATGCCGCTGCCACGTTGCGGCGTAGAGACGATTCGGATGTCTCGGGTCGATCAGGATGTCGGTGACGCCCGTCCATTCGTCGTCCCCGAGCGTCTTGAACCAGTTTTTCCCTCCGTCGGTCGTCATGTACAGGCCGCGGTCGCCGCCCTTCGCCCACAGGGGACCCTGGACCGCAACCCACACGACGTCCGGGTTGTCCGGGTGCACGATGATCTTCGAAATGTGCTCGGAGTCCTTCAGCCCGACGTTTTCCCAGGTCTTGCCAGCGTCGCGGCTGCGGTAGACGCCATCGCCATACCCCACGTGCCGACCACCCACGTTCTCGCCCGTGCCCACCCAGATCGTCGAAGGGTTCGACGGATCGATGGTGACGCATCCGATCGAATACGACGCCTGGTCGTCAAAAATCGGATCCCACGTCAGGCCGTTGTTGTCGGTCTTCCACACACCACCCGACCCCACGGCTACGTACCACTGTCGCTCGTCTTGCGGATTGATCGCGATGTCGGCGATCCGACCGGCCATCAAGGCGGGTCCGATGCCGCGCAGTTCGAGGCCAGAGAATAGTGTATCTGTTGATTGAGACTCTCCAGCTTCCTGTGCGAAGGCGGCGGAAGGCAGGATGGTCAGTATTCCGACCAGAAGGGCTGTGATTCGATACGTCATGATCTCAGGACCTGGGTTTCCGGATGTGAATCCTGAAGGTTAGACCATGTTGACGGCAGAGGCAAACGTTGCAGCTTGTAGGGGCTGCCACGACATTGTGAAGAACGTCATTGCGAGCGCCGCAGTGACGGGGGGAGGCACCGTCGTCATCCCCGACTCGATCGGGGATCCATCCGGGTCGAGGTCAATTCACGGACACATGGATTACCGCCGCCGCG contains:
- a CDS encoding glycosyl hydrolase, giving the protein MTYRITALLVGILTILPSAAFAQEAGESQSTDTLFSGLELRGIGPALMAGRIADIAINPQDERQWYVAVGSGGVWKTDNNGLTWDPIFDDQASYSIGCVTIDPSNPSTIWVGTGENVGGRHVGYGDGVYRSRDAGKTWENVGLKDSEHISKIIVHPDNPDVVWVAVQGPLWAKGGDRGLYMTTDGGKNWFKTLGDDEWTGVTDILIDPRHPNRLYAATWQRHRNVAAYMGGGPGTAIYRSEDGGATWEKLSSGLPESNMGKIGLAISPQQPDIIYAAIELERRTGGVYRSADRGSSWTKMSDAVAGGTGPHYYQELYASPHAFDRIYLADVRLQISEDGGKIFRRNPETRKHVDNHAVAFRADDPNYLLVGCDGGLYESFDLGETWRFIPNLPVTQFYKVAIDDAMPFYNVYGGTQDNNTQGGPSRTSYRVGIDNDDWWITLGGDGHQPATEPGNPDIIYSESQQGHLYRVDVTTGESLRIQPQPEAGEPFERFNWDSPILVSPHSPSRLYFASQRVWRSDNRGDSWTAISDDLTRNQVRLSLPIMGSTQGWDEPWDVYAMSTYNSITSIAESPLQAGLIYVGTDDGQFAVTEDGGANWRKMEVGRMPGVPATAFVNDVKADLHNTDVVYVALDNHKFGDLEPYLLKSSDRGRSWTSIRGDLPDRTLVWRLVQDHVKPGLLFAGTEFGVYTTLDGGRNWHKLTGGVPTISFRDLAIHRREDDLVGATFGRGFYILDDYSALRHVSDDQLAQEATLFPVRRAWWYIPRGGKSIQGADHYLAPNPPFGAVFTYYIKESLKTLKQERQSAEEALKEAKRPVAFPGWDAVEAERRQDEPGFWLTVRGASGDVVRRIRAENKKGFNRTAWDLKVPPTDAIRESGDPERGNYAAMVAPGEYSVSLSKEIDGVVTALAGPVTFQVERMYEGALPSADPQVTAAYWREVEAFNRSTSAARVVLRKAVDRVELLKKALIRTQAVPGDLEAALHKLEESLLAVDQQLSGNWAKEEFGEKQDEPTLANRQSFAWSGSRSTYGPTPAQRRSFEIAVEQFGRMRPELQRLVETEMPRIERAMQAAGAPWIEGQPLPE